One window of the candidate division KSB1 bacterium genome contains the following:
- the nuoF gene encoding NADH-quinone oxidoreductase subunit NuoF, with protein sequence MPFPKLFTDNNGGILTPYINQECNELKNYLKLEGYEAAKKALAMPAEQVIDEVTRSNLRGLGGAGFPAGRKWSFIPKDSPKPKYLVINADESEPGTCKDKYVILGAAHVLLEGIIIAARAINAHTCYIYIRGEYVEPAQIMQSAIDEAYEAKILGKNVLGTDYALDVYIHRGAGAYICGEETALLESLEGKRGWPRMKPPFPAIEGLFRSPTIVNNVETIAYVPMIMNKGWEWFAKLGTERNGGYRFYSISGHVNRPGVYELPVGTTLRTMLYDYAGGIRGGKKLKAVIPGGSSSPPLRPEEIDVKMDFDSLAAIGSMLGSAGIIAMDEDTCLLDMLMVTTRFYHHESCGQCTPCREGTGWMDKILNRMLRGGGRLEDVNNMPDIANGIMGNTICPLGDAAAMPVLGYFKKFREEFESHAKTGKCHTGEFTSWKPAGKG encoded by the coding sequence ATGCCATTTCCAAAACTTTTTACAGACAACAACGGTGGCATCTTAACGCCATACATTAACCAGGAGTGTAACGAGCTCAAAAATTACTTGAAGCTCGAGGGCTATGAAGCAGCAAAAAAAGCGCTGGCCATGCCTGCAGAACAAGTTATTGACGAAGTCACCAGGTCGAATCTTCGTGGACTTGGCGGGGCCGGCTTTCCAGCCGGTCGCAAATGGAGCTTTATTCCAAAAGACTCGCCTAAGCCCAAGTATCTTGTCATCAACGCGGACGAGAGTGAGCCAGGCACGTGCAAGGACAAATATGTCATTTTAGGTGCGGCTCATGTTTTACTTGAAGGCATCATCATCGCGGCCCGCGCCATCAACGCTCACACCTGCTACATCTACATTCGCGGCGAATATGTCGAGCCAGCACAGATCATGCAGTCCGCGATAGATGAGGCCTATGAAGCCAAGATTTTAGGCAAAAACGTACTGGGCACGGATTACGCACTCGACGTTTATATTCATCGTGGCGCGGGCGCCTACATTTGCGGTGAAGAGACCGCACTTCTTGAATCACTTGAAGGTAAAAGGGGCTGGCCGCGCATGAAACCGCCGTTTCCCGCTATCGAAGGCTTGTTTCGCAGTCCCACCATCGTCAATAACGTCGAAACCATCGCCTATGTGCCGATGATCATGAACAAAGGCTGGGAATGGTTTGCCAAGCTCGGCACCGAGCGCAATGGCGGATATCGGTTTTATAGCATCAGCGGTCACGTCAATCGTCCTGGCGTGTATGAACTGCCGGTTGGCACGACGCTGCGAACGATGCTCTACGATTATGCCGGCGGCATTCGCGGCGGGAAAAAATTGAAAGCCGTCATCCCTGGCGGCTCCTCATCGCCGCCGCTGCGTCCGGAAGAGATCGACGTAAAAATGGATTTCGATTCGCTGGCGGCCATTGGCTCGATGCTCGGCTCCGCCGGCATCATTGCGATGGACGAAGATACTTGTTTGCTGGATATGCTGATGGTGACGACGCGCTTTTATCACCACGAGAGCTGCGGCCAATGCACCCCATGCCGCGAAGGCACCGGCTGGATGGATAAAATTCTCAACCGCATGTTGCGCGGCGGCGGGCGCCTCGAAGATGTCAACAACATGCCGGACATTGCCAACGGCATCATGGGCAACACCATCTGTCCGCTCGGCGACGCCGCGGCCATGCCGGTGCTCGGCTATTTCAAAAAATTCCGCGAGGAGTTCGAGTCGCACGCGAAAACCGGCAAGTGCCATACGGGGGAATTTACGAGCTGGAAGCCGGCGGGGAAGGGGTGA
- a CDS encoding molybdopterin-dependent oxidoreductase — protein sequence MPTITIDGKTIEVEKGTTVIQAAERLGINLPRYCYHPGLSIVGQCRICLVEIEKMPKLQVACYTPVTDGMVVHTESPKAVRGRKDVLELLLVNHPLDCPVCDQAGECYLQDYYMKIGQYDSKMVEDKNKKHKALDIGPHVMLDSERCILCTRCVRFCNEVSKSYELGIFNRGDHAELLPYPGRQLDNNYSVNTVDICPVGALTEKDFRFAARVWYLQQTESVCPGCSTGCNISVHTNTVRDHHADGRRVVRLKPRYNPDVNKWWMCDFGRYSYKPVDDPSRISAPMLKQGNNWVETTWEVAMEAVSDKIKKVLPIKKSAQVGIWASPQMTNEDLFVLRHFARKLGIDALATTVDPKEKPFSDNYLIREDKNPNTRGAAALGYDLDMQASRDLYRLAFDRLLSVLIIFHHDLTVGFDPAHLPTALNNVPTIIFIGPNRNATSEFAHILLPAASWAEKDGTFTNYAGRVQRLRAAVEPLGDARPEWMILKRLGKALGVSVPYLEAGDVFAAIGQSVPAFAGLSYENVGSNGAMLKG from the coding sequence ATGCCCACCATCACCATAGACGGAAAAACAATCGAAGTCGAAAAAGGCACCACTGTCATTCAGGCGGCGGAGCGCCTCGGCATCAACCTGCCGCGTTATTGTTATCACCCTGGCCTGAGCATCGTCGGCCAATGCCGCATTTGCTTGGTGGAAATCGAGAAAATGCCCAAGCTGCAAGTCGCCTGCTACACGCCGGTGACCGACGGCATGGTGGTCCATACAGAAAGCCCCAAAGCCGTGCGCGGCCGCAAAGATGTGCTCGAGTTGCTGCTCGTCAACCATCCGCTCGATTGTCCGGTGTGCGACCAGGCCGGCGAATGCTACTTGCAAGATTATTACATGAAGATCGGCCAGTATGACAGCAAGATGGTCGAGGACAAAAACAAGAAGCACAAAGCCCTCGACATCGGCCCGCACGTCATGCTGGATTCGGAGCGCTGCATTCTGTGCACACGCTGCGTGCGTTTTTGCAATGAGGTGAGCAAAAGCTACGAGCTGGGGATTTTCAACCGCGGCGATCATGCGGAGTTGCTGCCGTATCCAGGCCGCCAGCTCGACAATAATTATTCGGTTAATACGGTCGATATTTGTCCGGTTGGCGCATTGACTGAAAAAGACTTTCGCTTTGCAGCGCGTGTGTGGTATTTGCAGCAGACCGAATCGGTTTGTCCTGGCTGCAGCACCGGCTGCAATATTTCGGTTCACACCAACACCGTCCGTGATCATCACGCCGATGGCCGCCGGGTCGTGCGCTTGAAACCGCGCTACAATCCTGATGTCAACAAATGGTGGATGTGTGATTTCGGGCGCTATTCATACAAACCAGTTGATGATCCATCTCGTATCTCCGCGCCGATGCTCAAACAAGGAAACAATTGGGTGGAGACCACGTGGGAGGTCGCGATGGAAGCGGTGAGCGATAAGATCAAGAAAGTTTTGCCGATCAAAAAGAGCGCGCAAGTTGGCATTTGGGCCTCGCCGCAGATGACCAACGAAGATCTTTTCGTGCTGCGGCATTTTGCCAGGAAGCTCGGCATCGACGCCCTTGCCACGACGGTCGATCCGAAAGAGAAACCTTTTAGCGACAACTATCTGATCCGCGAGGACAAAAATCCCAACACGCGCGGCGCCGCGGCGCTCGGTTACGATCTCGACATGCAGGCCTCGCGCGATCTGTATCGGCTGGCCTTTGATCGTTTGCTGAGTGTGCTGATTATTTTTCATCATGATCTCACGGTGGGATTCGATCCGGCCCACCTGCCGACAGCCTTGAACAACGTGCCGACGATCATTTTCATCGGGCCGAACCGCAACGCCACCAGTGAATTTGCGCATATTCTGCTGCCCGCCGCTTCGTGGGCAGAAAAAGACGGCACGTTTACGAACTACGCCGGTCGCGTGCAACGTCTTCGTGCAGCAGTCGAGCCTTTGGGCGACGCACGTCCGGAGTGGATGATTTTGAAACGGCTCGGCAAAGCGCTTGGCGTCTCTGTGCCTTATCTCGAAGCCGGTGATGTTTTTGCGGCCATCGGCCAAAGCGTGCCGGCGTTTGCGGGATTGAGTTATGAAAACGTTGGCAGTAATGGCGCAATGTTGAAGGGTTAG
- a CDS encoding DUF4351 domain-containing protein: MKTIEEAKHTSLITSAEEVGLEQGLEKGLEQGLEKGVNSLQRVVATMIKRKFGALGQQLAERVREVNRLEILEELSEKLYDAQSLNEAEKIFAEIESSAKLN, encoded by the coding sequence ATGAAAACCATCGAGGAGGCAAAACACACGTCACTCATCACAAGCGCTGAAGAAGTTGGGCTGGAGCAGGGATTGGAGAAGGGATTGGAGCAAGGACTTGAAAAAGGAGTAAACTCACTCCAACGCGTCGTCGCCACGATGATTAAGCGCAAATTTGGTGCATTGGGGCAACAATTGGCCGAGCGTGTCCGGGAAGTGAACCGCTTGGAAATTCTGGAAGAGCTATCAGAAAAACTATATGACGCCCAGAGTCTTAACGAAGCTGAAAAAATCTTTGCTGAAATTGAGTCCTCGGCGAAATTGAATTAA
- a CDS encoding NADH-quinone oxidoreductase subunit H, whose protein sequence is MAEIGIAIAKIFFFIFIFVFNTAALLTWVERKQSAVMQDRIGANRAAILGLRVFGLFHIIADSLKMFVKEDFTPRDAERFLFSIAPGITMFFALVAFAAIPFADKLVMGGREIVMQIANLNVGILYVFAVMSMAVYGVVIGAWASNNNYSLIGGLRASAQMISYEVAIGVSIIGVLMVYQTVDLQEIVRSQGALIGGWLPKWGILYQPIGFLLFLTTGIAETKRIPFDTPEGESEIIGYHLEYSSMRFGMFFLTDLIETVLIASITVTLFLGGWQVPYLLPDGFHFPWGGMWQLSNLTVTILQFLSFTFKVAFLLWFMMLIRWTLPRFRYDQVMFLGWKILLPVALANIMITAAVMMFL, encoded by the coding sequence ATGGCTGAAATCGGAATCGCAATCGCCAAAATTTTCTTTTTCATTTTTATCTTCGTTTTCAACACGGCGGCTTTGCTCACGTGGGTCGAGCGCAAGCAGAGCGCGGTGATGCAAGATCGCATCGGCGCCAATCGCGCTGCCATTCTGGGCTTGCGCGTCTTTGGGTTGTTTCACATCATCGCCGACTCGCTCAAAATGTTCGTGAAAGAGGACTTCACCCCGCGCGACGCGGAGCGCTTTCTCTTTTCCATTGCCCCTGGCATCACGATGTTTTTCGCGCTGGTGGCGTTTGCTGCGATTCCCTTCGCCGACAAATTGGTGATGGGTGGACGCGAAATCGTCATGCAAATCGCCAATCTCAACGTCGGCATTCTCTACGTCTTCGCGGTGATGTCGATGGCGGTTTACGGCGTCGTCATCGGCGCGTGGGCCTCGAACAACAACTATTCGCTGATTGGCGGCTTGCGGGCCTCGGCGCAAATGATCTCGTATGAAGTGGCGATCGGCGTTTCCATCATCGGTGTGTTGATGGTTTATCAAACCGTTGACTTGCAGGAAATCGTCCGCTCGCAAGGCGCGCTCATCGGCGGCTGGCTGCCGAAGTGGGGCATTCTGTATCAACCCATCGGCTTTTTGCTCTTTCTCACCACCGGCATCGCCGAGACCAAGCGCATTCCCTTTGACACGCCGGAGGGAGAGAGCGAGATCATCGGCTACCATCTCGAATACAGCAGCATGCGTTTCGGCATGTTTTTCCTCACGGATTTGATCGAGACCGTGCTCATCGCCTCCATCACGGTAACGCTCTTTCTCGGTGGCTGGCAAGTTCCTTATCTTTTGCCTGACGGCTTTCATTTTCCCTGGGGCGGAATGTGGCAGTTGTCAAATTTGACTGTGACTATTTTGCAGTTTCTCAGTTTCACCTTCAAAGTCGCGTTTCTGCTGTGGTTCATGATGCTCATCCGCTGGACGCTGCCGCGCTTCCGCTACGATCAAGTCATGTTCCTCGGCTGGAAAATTCTTTTGCCGGTGGCGCTGGCGAATATCATGATCACCGCGGCGGTGATGATGTTTTTGTAA
- a CDS encoding BrnT family toxin — MDIVYRLQGVEFEWDENKASDNVVKHGVTFEEAAEAFFDPFYREGDASIDEEQRDFIFGYSFSQRLLLVVHTQRGERTRIISARPAVRSERKLYED, encoded by the coding sequence ATGGACATCGTCTACCGACTTCAGGGTGTAGAGTTTGAATGGGATGAAAACAAGGCCAGTGACAACGTAGTCAAGCATGGGGTTACTTTTGAAGAAGCAGCCGAGGCATTCTTCGATCCCTTCTACCGAGAGGGCGATGCTTCCATCGATGAAGAGCAACGTGATTTTATTTTCGGTTATTCCTTTTCCCAACGACTGTTGTTGGTCGTTCACACTCAACGCGGCGAACGCACGCGCATCATTTCCGCACGTCCTGCTGTTCGCTCTGAAAGGAAATTATATGAAGACTGA
- a CDS encoding BrnA antitoxin family protein, with amino-acid sequence MKTEEGFELSFRPRAMETVSIEIPQDALNSLKKVAAIRDMSYQALLKFYIGQGLRQDLSRLFHEVAV; translated from the coding sequence ATGAAGACTGAAGAAGGGTTTGAGCTGAGTTTCCGTCCACGCGCGATGGAAACGGTATCCATTGAAATACCTCAGGACGCTCTGAATTCGCTCAAAAAAGTAGCTGCCATTCGCGATATGTCTTATCAAGCTTTGCTGAAATTTTATATTGGGCAGGGATTGCGACAAGACTTGTCCAGACTCTTTCATGAAGTTGCTGTTTGA
- a CDS encoding putative DNA binding domain-containing protein, giving the protein MFEDTNELLQKIPLGEDTFLEFKEIEIKGQRVTNPNAESMAGECTAFANAYGGAILLGVKDNGEITGIPLDQLAIAQQWIENLCQNNCDPPLNPIITKLLLPNAQGVQVPVLKVEILRSIFAHATSGGLWYHRVGSSKQKLSPQALARLLQQRSQGYAFEEKTILQGSLEDIDIELYKKHHELRQLGPLDESILPIADLLVNLKIAGREEGKILPTVAGLLMFGKHPQKYLPNAAVDCAIYSGSVPDSNCLINATPCTGTVPEQIVRAAEFVKRYMEVPAQKNEAGRQDLPQYSLRAVHEAIVNAVAHRDYVIAGSRIRLFMFDDRLEITSPGRLPNTVTIESLYNGAIPYRRNQILVGFLKDYVSPITMRAFMESRGEGVLLIIRESEKISGRKPLYEEVGEAVKLTIYGRENPNRPRS; this is encoded by the coding sequence ATGTTTGAAGATACCAACGAACTCCTCCAAAAAATCCCGCTCGGCGAAGATACTTTTTTGGAGTTCAAAGAAATCGAAATCAAAGGGCAGCGGGTAACCAACCCCAACGCCGAAAGCATGGCCGGCGAATGCACCGCTTTTGCCAATGCGTATGGCGGCGCGATTTTGCTCGGTGTCAAGGATAACGGAGAAATTACCGGCATTCCACTGGATCAGCTTGCGATTGCGCAACAATGGATTGAAAACCTCTGCCAAAACAATTGCGATCCGCCGCTGAATCCGATCATTACCAAGCTTCTGTTGCCGAACGCCCAGGGAGTGCAAGTGCCGGTTTTAAAAGTTGAAATTTTGCGAAGCATTTTTGCGCACGCGACTTCCGGCGGGTTGTGGTATCACCGTGTTGGCTCATCCAAACAAAAGCTTTCACCCCAGGCTTTGGCGAGGTTGCTGCAGCAGCGCAGCCAGGGTTATGCCTTCGAGGAAAAGACGATTTTGCAAGGAAGTTTGGAAGATATAGATATTGAGTTGTATAAAAAGCATCACGAGTTGCGCCAGTTGGGGCCGTTGGATGAATCGATATTGCCCATTGCAGATTTGCTGGTGAATTTGAAAATAGCCGGCAGGGAGGAAGGCAAAATTTTGCCGACGGTCGCCGGACTGCTGATGTTTGGCAAGCATCCACAAAAGTATCTGCCGAATGCGGCAGTCGATTGCGCGATTTACTCAGGAAGTGTGCCCGATTCAAATTGCCTCATCAACGCCACGCCATGCACGGGCACGGTGCCGGAACAGATTGTGCGCGCCGCTGAATTTGTCAAGCGCTACATGGAAGTGCCGGCACAAAAAAACGAAGCCGGGCGGCAGGATTTGCCGCAATATTCTCTTCGTGCCGTACACGAGGCCATTGTCAACGCCGTCGCCCATCGTGACTATGTGATTGCAGGATCGCGCATCCGACTTTTCATGTTTGATGACCGTCTCGAGATAACAAGTCCAGGTCGGTTGCCCAATACAGTCACAATAGAGAGCCTCTACAATGGCGCGATACCATATCGCAGAAATCAAATCCTTGTTGGATTTCTCAAAGACTATGTGAGTCCGATCACCATGCGCGCTTTCATGGAATCACGCGGCGAAGGGGTTTTGCTAATCATTCGTGAAAGCGAAAAAATATCCGGCCGCAAGCCGCTGTATGAAGAAGTTGGCGAAGCGGTGAAGCTCACAATTTACGGACGAGAAAATCCCAATCGGCCAAGAAGTTGA
- a CDS encoding NADH-quinone oxidoreductase subunit I, which translates to MNVHDKYKPLTFWERTYLPRIWDGLVITAHHFFRNLWHFTLARFGVEREWKGAVTFQYPEVRRPLYPRLRTLHRLTKREDGTPRCVACMMCETVCPAKCIYIVAGQRPEKEIEKYPVKFDIDLGMCIFCGYCVEACPEDAIRMDTGIIELAAYSRKDLILTKERLLSLQPRPEYYTARKDLEAVAKPVAIRTEDEMGVAAH; encoded by the coding sequence ATGAACGTCCACGACAAATACAAGCCGCTCACCTTTTGGGAGCGCACTTACCTCCCGCGCATTTGGGATGGTTTGGTCATTACCGCGCATCATTTCTTTCGCAATCTGTGGCATTTTACGCTTGCCCGTTTCGGCGTCGAAAGAGAGTGGAAGGGCGCAGTGACTTTCCAGTATCCCGAAGTGCGCCGTCCTTTGTATCCACGCCTGCGCACGCTGCACCGTTTGACCAAGCGCGAAGACGGCACGCCACGCTGTGTCGCTTGCATGATGTGCGAAACTGTTTGTCCGGCGAAGTGCATCTACATCGTCGCCGGCCAGCGTCCGGAAAAAGAGATCGAGAAGTATCCGGTTAAATTCGACATCGATCTCGGCATGTGCATTTTTTGCGGTTACTGCGTTGAAGCCTGCCCCGAAGATGCGATTCGGATGGACACCGGTATCATCGAGCTGGCAGCTTATTCGCGGAAAGATTTGATCTTGACCAAAGAGCGATTGTTGAGCCTCCAGCCGCGTCCGGAGTATTACACCGCGCGCAAGGATTTGGAGGCGGTAGCGAAGCCGGTGGCAATAAGAACTGAGGATGAGATGGGCGTTGCGGCACATTGA
- a CDS encoding type II toxin-antitoxin system RelE/ParE family toxin → MIKSFKQSWLEEFWHTGKQRRVPGHLKSRLTRKLDMLNCAKALRDLNSPPSNHLHPLHEDREGEWAISVNGPWRLCFTFEAGDVFDVELTQYH, encoded by the coding sequence GTGATCAAGAGTTTCAAACAATCCTGGCTCGAAGAGTTTTGGCACACGGGAAAGCAACGGCGTGTTCCCGGCCATTTGAAGAGCAGATTGACCCGCAAACTGGATATGCTAAACTGCGCCAAAGCGTTGCGTGATTTAAATTCGCCACCTTCAAATCATCTGCATCCATTACACGAAGACCGCGAGGGAGAGTGGGCCATTTCAGTGAATGGCCCGTGGCGATTGTGCTTTACGTTTGAGGCCGGAGATGTTTTTGACGTTGAATTGACGCAATATCATTAA
- a CDS encoding HigA family addiction module antitoxin encodes MLPKYRRPTHPGEIIRYEFLEPLNLTQQELADAVGVTRVRINEIILGKRSITPDTAFRLAKFFNTTADFWIGLQTNFDMWETLHSNKTAYERIKPIARQAD; translated from the coding sequence ATGTTACCTAAATATAGACGTCCGACGCATCCTGGAGAGATCATCCGCTACGAGTTTTTGGAACCGTTGAATTTGACCCAGCAAGAATTGGCCGATGCCGTCGGGGTGACGCGCGTTCGGATTAACGAAATTATTTTGGGTAAACGCTCCATCACGCCGGATACCGCATTTCGGTTGGCCAAGTTTTTCAATACGACCGCGGACTTTTGGATTGGCCTGCAGACAAACTTCGACATGTGGGAGACCCTGCACTCAAATAAAACTGCGTATGAGCGGATAAAACCTATTGCGCGACAGGCGGATTGA
- the pheA gene encoding prephenate dehydratase, with amino-acid sequence MAHNFYSQHEEDILQHIAFQGEAGAYSERAAKEFFREQVITTIPCRTFGETFAAVHDDKVAAAVVPIENSLAGSVHQNYDLLLKHELHITGEIFLRISHQLMALPATKWEQVRRVYSHPQALEQCREFLEKWPAVEAVPAYDTAGSAKLLVENQWHDAAAIASEWAAEKYGLNILHRGIESNQKNYTRFLLLEKQERTPTADGKTSIVFSVPHTPGSLFKALAIFALRDINLLKIESRPLHGSPWEYVFYLDFEGTPRLGHCEKALEHLDEIATFRRVLGTYEKGRVIE; translated from the coding sequence TTGGCCCACAATTTTTATTCACAGCACGAGGAAGATATTTTACAACACATTGCCTTTCAAGGCGAAGCCGGCGCTTATAGCGAACGGGCAGCCAAAGAATTTTTTCGCGAGCAAGTGATTACAACAATTCCCTGCCGCACTTTTGGCGAGACTTTCGCTGCTGTCCATGATGACAAGGTGGCGGCGGCTGTGGTTCCGATTGAAAACTCGCTCGCCGGCAGCGTCCATCAAAATTATGATTTGCTGCTGAAACACGAGCTGCACATTACCGGCGAGATTTTTTTGCGCATCAGCCATCAACTGATGGCGTTGCCGGCGACCAAGTGGGAACAAGTTCGGCGCGTCTATTCCCATCCGCAGGCTTTGGAGCAATGCCGCGAATTTTTGGAGAAATGGCCGGCGGTCGAAGCCGTGCCGGCTTATGATACCGCAGGCAGCGCCAAACTGCTGGTTGAAAATCAATGGCATGACGCGGCGGCGATTGCGAGCGAATGGGCGGCGGAAAAATATGGCCTCAATATTTTGCACCGAGGGATTGAGAGCAATCAAAAAAATTACACGCGCTTTCTTCTCCTCGAAAAGCAGGAGAGAACGCCAACAGCAGACGGCAAAACCTCCATCGTTTTTTCGGTGCCCCATACCCCGGGCTCGTTGTTCAAAGCCTTGGCGATTTTCGCGCTGCGCGACATCAATCTGCTCAAAATCGAATCGCGTCCTTTGCACGGCAGTCCGTGGGAGTATGTTTTTTATCTCGACTTCGAAGGGACGCCGCGATTGGGCCATTGCGAGAAAGCGCTTGAGCATCTCGATGAGATCGCCACGTTTCGGCGGGTGTTGGGAACCTACGAAAAGGGGAGGGTGATTGAATAA
- the nuoB gene encoding NADH-quinone oxidoreductase subunit NuoB: MGKALQPLLPKEKRFLEEGRYGDNVVITSVDTIINWARLSSIWPMTFGLACCAIEMMAVGASKYDLDRFGAGVFRPSPRQTDLMIVAGTVTIKMAERVKRLYEQMPEPKYVLSMGSCATCGGPYWKHGYHVLKGVDQIVPVDVYVPGCPPRPEALIDGLLKLQEKIRRESFLRRKFEEKVA; encoded by the coding sequence ATGGGCAAAGCTCTGCAGCCGCTTCTTCCCAAGGAAAAACGCTTCCTGGAAGAAGGGCGCTATGGCGATAACGTCGTCATCACATCTGTTGACACCATTATAAATTGGGCCCGCCTGTCCTCGATTTGGCCCATGACTTTTGGCCTCGCTTGCTGCGCGATTGAGATGATGGCGGTCGGCGCGTCAAAATATGATCTCGACCGCTTCGGCGCCGGTGTATTCCGGCCTAGCCCGCGCCAGACCGATTTGATGATCGTGGCCGGCACGGTGACGATCAAAATGGCCGAGCGCGTCAAACGGCTGTACGAGCAAATGCCGGAGCCTAAATACGTGCTGTCGATGGGCAGTTGCGCCACCTGCGGCGGCCCATATTGGAAGCACGGCTATCATGTTCTCAAAGGCGTCGACCAAATCGTGCCCGTCGATGTTTACGTTCCTGGCTGCCCGCCCCGTCCTGAAGCCCTGATTGACGGCCTGCTCAAACTGCAGGAAAAAATACGCCGCGAAAGCTTCCTGCGCCGCAAATTCGAGGAAAAAGTCGCTTAG
- a CDS encoding NADH-quinone oxidoreductase subunit C produces MTPDLIADKLKARFGDKILDFAKDSINPVAKIAPEAVYDVCKFLKDDPELYFDMCHNLSGYDLGAGKNLVVIYHLFSFKHRHWFALKTEVPREDGHIPTVSFLWRTADWHEREVYDLFGIRFDGHPDHRRILCPDDWQGWPLRKDYVVQEYYHGIRVPYKEDWNNFDTLAANPERGHFVFQFEKRLPVVGDNGKPVEKSNQ; encoded by the coding sequence ATGACCCCAGATCTAATCGCTGACAAACTCAAAGCCCGGTTTGGCGACAAGATTTTGGATTTTGCCAAAGACTCGATCAATCCTGTTGCCAAAATTGCACCGGAAGCGGTATACGATGTCTGCAAGTTTTTGAAAGACGATCCCGAATTATATTTTGACATGTGCCACAATCTTTCCGGCTATGATCTCGGTGCCGGCAAGAATCTCGTGGTCATTTATCATCTGTTCTCCTTCAAACATCGACATTGGTTTGCCCTCAAAACCGAAGTACCGCGTGAGGACGGCCACATTCCAACGGTTTCATTTTTATGGCGCACGGCGGATTGGCACGAGCGCGAGGTTTACGATCTTTTTGGCATTCGCTTCGACGGCCATCCCGATCATCGCCGCATTCTTTGTCCGGATGATTGGCAGGGTTGGCCGCTGCGCAAAGATTACGTCGTGCAGGAATACTATCACGGCATCCGCGTGCCGTACAAAGAAGATTGGAACAACTTCGACACGCTGGCCGCCAATCCCGAGCGCGGGCATTTTGTCTTTCAGTTTGAAAAGCGACTGCCTGTTGTAGGTGACAATGGCAAACCCGTTGAGAAAAGTAATCAGTGA
- a CDS encoding 4Fe-4S dicluster domain-containing protein, producing the protein MRQYFLDVWRGVITVLIGMRETWNHVFRPPTTLQYPHARFNLPAGTRQQLFMNFDDCIGCYKCARICPVNCIYIDTVKAKPTEDLGKASTGNPIRQHVVRFDIDMFKCCYCDDCTTVCPTECLYMTDKYETSVYERSNGIYHFSKYEPALAIKMLAEQAAEEAAAAAAKAAKAAAAPKKEAAPAAAHH; encoded by the coding sequence ATGCGCCAATATTTTCTCGACGTCTGGCGGGGTGTGATCACCGTGCTCATTGGCATGCGTGAAACCTGGAATCACGTGTTTCGTCCGCCGACCACCTTGCAATATCCGCACGCGCGGTTCAATCTGCCCGCCGGCACCCGCCAGCAGTTGTTCATGAATTTCGACGATTGCATCGGCTGCTACAAATGCGCGCGCATTTGTCCGGTCAACTGCATCTACATCGACACCGTGAAGGCGAAACCCACCGAAGATCTCGGTAAGGCCTCGACCGGCAATCCGATTCGCCAGCACGTGGTGCGCTTCGATATCGACATGTTCAAGTGCTGTTACTGCGATGATTGCACCACGGTTTGCCCGACCGAGTGCTTGTACATGACGGACAAATACGAAACTTCGGTTTACGAGCGCAGCAATGGCATTTATCATTTCTCCAAATACGAGCCGGCATTGGCAATAAAAATGCTCGCCGAGCAAGCGGCAGAAGAAGCGGCGGCGGCAGCCGCCAAAGCTGCAAAAGCCGCGGCGGCGCCGAAGAAAGAAGCAGCTCCAGCGGCTGCGCATCATTGA
- a CDS encoding putative toxin-antitoxin system toxin component, PIN family, with product MIVTVDTNVIFAALYSKTGASHRIFRLIVDEKLALALSVQTYFEYYDVLTRDEHLKRLNLSIAEIEDVLDLLALLAKKHKIYYLLRPNLVDEKDNLFVECAFASNSEYLITANVRDFKSGELKGFKFQVITPGDFYQFWRREHE from the coding sequence ATGATCGTCACTGTGGATACAAACGTCATTTTTGCGGCACTGTACAGCAAAACTGGCGCCTCTCATCGAATATTTCGGCTCATTGTTGATGAAAAACTGGCGTTAGCTCTGTCGGTTCAGACCTATTTCGAATACTATGATGTTTTGACCAGAGATGAACATTTAAAGAGGCTCAATTTATCAATCGCTGAAATCGAAGATGTTTTGGATTTGCTGGCACTTTTAGCAAAGAAACATAAAATTTATTATTTGCTTCGCCCCAATCTCGTCGACGAAAAAGATAATTTATTCGTTGAATGTGCTTTCGCCAGTAACAGCGAATATTTGATCACCGCGAACGTTAGAGATTTCAAAAGCGGAGAACTGAAAGGCTTTAAATTTCAAGTTATCACGCCAGGAGATTTCTATCAATTTTGGAGACGAGAGCATGAATAA